A genomic segment from Gossypium hirsutum isolate 1008001.06 chromosome D04, Gossypium_hirsutum_v2.1, whole genome shotgun sequence encodes:
- the LOC107898555 gene encoding monooxygenase 2 yields the protein MEIVEDVVIVGAGVAGLTTSLGLHRLGIRSLVLESSDKLRITGFAFTTWSNAWKALDAIGIGESLRCQHHLITSMVIASTFSDKPPSEAPFKGLEVRCLQRRLLLETLAKEVPNGTIRFSSKVVSIDESEGHFKRLHLADGTILKTKVLIGCDGVNSVVAKWLGLQKPAFAGRSAVRGNAHFKSGHGFEPKFKQLVGKVGRLGFLPCDDENVFWFFTWIPATKGMEEDPIKLKQFVANELKDASDEMKSIIANTSLECIISSPLRYRNPLELLLWGNISKGNVCVAGDALHPMTPDLGQGACSAMEDGVILARCLGEALLKPGVEDDDEEYKRIEMGLKKYGRERRWRSFDLVTTAFMVGFVLRNDGKMIRYLRDKFLLGFIGGLLLRKAGFDGGKL from the exons ATGGAAATTGTTGAAGATGTTGTAATTGTGGGGGCCGGAGTTGCTGGTCTCACCACATCTTTGGGTCTCCATAG GCTGGGAATTCGTAGTTTAGTGTTGGAATCATCGGACAAATTGAGGATCACTGGGTTTGCATTCACGACGTGGAGCAATGCCTGGAAAGCGTTGGATGCTATTGGTATCGGTGAATCTCTACGCTGTCAACATCACCTCATTACAAG CATGGTTATTGCTTCAACATTCTCAGACAAACCGCCATCAGAGGCACCATTTAAGGGTCTCGAAGTTCGCTGTCTTCAACGGAGATTATTGTTGGAAACATTAGCAAAAGAAGTTCCCAATGGAACCATAAGGTTCTCTTCTAAAGTGGTTTCCATTGACGAATCTGAAGGCCACTTTAAACGACTCCATCTTGCTGATGGAACCATCCTCAAAACCAA GGTGTTGATAGGGTGCGATGGAGTGAACTCAgtggtggcaaaatggcttggtttgcAAAAGCCTGCTTTCGCAGGTCGATCGGCGGTTAGAGGCAATGCGCATTTTAAAAGCGGCCATGGATTTGAACCCAAATTCAAGCAGTTGGTTGGCAAAGTTGGCCGATTAGGGTTCTTACCTTGTGATGATGAGAATGTTTTTTGGTTTTTTACTTGGATTCCAGCCACTAAAG GAATGGAAGAAGACCCAATTAAGCTGAAACAATTCGTAGCAAACGAGCTTAAAGATGCATCAGATGAGATGAAATCAATCATCGCAAACACTTCGCTAGAATGCATTATATCATCTCCATTAAGGTATAGGAACCCATTGGAGCTGCTTCTTTGGGGAAATATCAGCAAAGGCAACGTTTGTGTAGCCGGTGATGCTCTTCATCCCATGACCCCAGACCTCGGCCAAGGTGCGTGTTCAGCCATGGAAGATGGTGTTATTCTCGCTAGATGCCTAGGTGAAGCCTTGTTGAAACCAGGGGTTGAGGATGATGATGAAGAATATAAGAGGATTGAAATGGGGTTGAAGAAATATGGTCGAGAAAGAAGATGGAGAAGCTTTGATTTGGTTACTACTGCTTTCATGGTGGGTTTTGTATTGCGAAATGATGGGAAGATGATTAGGTATTTGAGGGATAAGTTTTTGTTGGGATTTATAGGTGGGTTGTTGTTAAGGAAGGCTGGTTTTGATGGTGGTAAGCTTTGA
- the LOC107898554 gene encoding monooxygenase 2 — MSSHSVGMEIVEDVVIVGAGIAGLTTSLGLHRLGIRSLVLESSERLRITGFAFTTLENAWKALDAIGIGDSLRRQHYLLSSIVVASTVLEKPAVSEMSFKGHDIRCVQRRLLLETLAKELPNGTIRFSSKVVSIDESEDHFKRLHLADGAILKTKVLIGCDGVNSVVAKWLGLQNPVFSGRSSIRGNAHFKGGHGFEPKLRQFAGKGFRSGFLPCDDENVYWFLTWTPATKEEEMEDNPLKLKQLVTSKLKDTSDEMKSVIEKTLLDDITSSPLRYRKPWELLWGNISEGNVCVAGDALHPMTPDIGQGGCSALEDGVVLARCLGEALLKPGVEDEEYERIEMGLKKYGQERKWRSFDLITTAFMVGFIQQHEGKVMSYLRDKFMLRFLSGLLSRKAGFDCGKL, encoded by the exons ATGAGCAGCCACAGTGTTGGAATGGAGATTGTTGAAGACGTAGTGATAGTAGGGGCTGGAATTGCTGGTCTCACCACATCCTTGGGACTCCATAG GCTGGGAATTCGTAGTTTAGTATTGGAATCATCGGAGAGATTAAGGATCACCGGATTTGCTTTCACGACGTTGGAAAATGCATGGAAAGCTTTGGATGCTATTGGCATCGGTGATTCTCTACGCCGTCAACATTACCTGTTGTCTAG CATAGTAGTTGCTTCTACAGTCTTAGAGAAGCCGGCGGTATCGGAGATGTCATTCAAGGGTCATGATATTCGTTGTGTTCAACGGCGATTATTGTTGGAAACACTAGCAAAGGAACTCCCCAATGGAACCATAAGGTTCTCTTCTAAAGtggtttccattgatgaatctgaAGACCACTTTAAACGACTGCATCTTGCCGATGGAGCCATCCTCAAAACCAAG GTCTTGATAGGATGCGATGGAGTGAACTCAgtggtggcaaaatggcttggtttaCAAAACCCTGTTTTCTCAGGTCGATCATCAATTAGAGGCAATGCGCATTTCAAAGGCGGTCATGGATTTGAACCCAAACTCAGACAGTTCGCTGGCAAAGGTTTTCGATCAGGATTCCTTCCTTGTGATGATGAGAATGTTTATTGGTTTTTAACTTGGACTCCAGCCACTAAAG AAGAAGAAATGGAAGACAACCCACTTAAGCTAAAGCAATTGGTAACAAGCAAGCTCAAAGATACATCCGATGAAATGAAATCTGTCATTGAAAAAACACTGCTAGACGACATCACATCATCGCCATTAAGATACAGAAAACCGTGGGAGCTGCTTTGGGGAAACATTAGCGAAGGCAACGTTTGTGTAGCCGGTGATGCTCTTCATCCCATGACCCCAGATATCGGCCAAGGTGGGTGTTCAGCCTTGGAAGACGGCGTCGTTCTCGCTAGATGCCTTGGTGAAGCCTTGTTGAAACCAGGGGTTGAGGATGAAGAATATGAGAGGATTGAAATGGGGTTGAAGAAATATGGtcaagaaagaaaatggagaagcTTTGATTTGATTACTACTGCTTTCATGGTGGGTTTTATACAACAGCACGAAGGGAAGGTGATGAGTTATTTGAGGGATAAGTTTATGTTGAGGTTCTTGTCTGGGTTGTTGTCAAGGAAGGCTGGTTTTGATTGTGGTAAGCTTTGA